The Desulfobacterales bacterium genomic sequence GGCAGCTGAAATGTTGCACCGGTTGAGCTGTCACCCCCTGTTTTTGAAGAAGCCAGACATATTGCAGTCCCGGAAAAATGGTTCACACCCACCGCCATCGCAGTCAGGCCAAATCCGGTTATAAGCTGTCTGCGGGTACACGCATGTTCCATGATGCCTCCTTCCATGCATTCTCTTTTTGATTTGGTTTGGGCCGTTGCTGATTTTGTAAGTGAACAAAATAAAGCGGTTATAGTATTAACCTGAACAGCAGTCTGTTAAATCGGATAAGACATGGATCAACCCGGCACCTCTGGTGGAGAGCCCGGACAGATTCCACGGATCCGGGTGGGTATGATATGAGCCTGTCAGTGCGGGTGGAGATTCATCGGGTTTTCGTTGGCGCACGGTTTATAAATCGCGACAGAAAAAATCAGGGCAATGTGCCATACGAATTTTCAAGGGACATTTTCGTTACCGTAATTTTTCCGCTGAAACATATGTCCACATCACGGCCCGGCTGACGTGGACGTTTGTGGTAATCACCCGTATAGATCATATGATTCTTGTCTTTTTCAAAACGTACGTCTAAAGGCATCGTGTCCAGTTTGCAGTATTCAAACTGAAGGCAGGTGCTGTTGCCGGGAGGATGAGGCAGATTAATATTCCAGAAATGACCGGGTTCAAGGCTGTCCTGAATGAGGGTGCGCAGAATCGGCATTGCCCGACAGGCTGTCAGACGCCAGTCGACTTCACGGTTCCGGGCGAGATACTGCGATACCGCTATCGCCGGATATCCCAGTAAAGTAGCTTCCCGGACAGCCGCAACTGTCCCGGACATATAAATATCCGCCCCCAGATTGCCGCCGTTATTGATTCCGGCAATCACCCATGACGCATCCGGTGCAATATGGGTTAACGCAATGCGGGTACAATCCGCCGGAGTTCCATATACACGGTACCGGCCGGGAGCTGTCTGCTCAATCCGTATGGGAGCATCGGTAGTTACTTTATGGCCCACGCCGGACTGAGCATTATCCGGCGCCACAACGACCAGTGTCCCGAATTCTTTCATAATGGAAGCTAACGCAGCAATACCGGGAGCATCTATCCCGTCATCATTTGTCAGTATCAGTTTCAATTTAAATTCCTGATGCGTAAGAAAAGGGTGAAAAAATAAGCGATCTGTGTTATCGAGTTTTTATTATAATTAAAATTTTTTGGCAAATAAACAATAATAAAGAATGCGCACAAATTAATCCGGCCCTGAGGGGGATGGATCCTGTCAGCATATTATGATCGCGGGCATCGATATTCCGAATTTGCGGCGCCATAGCGGTTTTCTGTAAATGGAAACGTTTCCCACCGGTTAATATGTTGATTTTTCTCAATATATAATATTGATGACATTGTCAAATTATTCAGAATATTTATTGAAATATATTTCTGGACACACAATCAAAGGTGACTTCCCGTGGAATATTATGAACCCATTTATATCAAAACGTTCAGAAGCGGTCAGCTTCAGGAGAAAATTCAGACAGCCCGAAAGATCATGAACGCCTGCGAGATTTGCCCCAGGCAGTGCCGGGTGAATCGGAATTCAGGCGAAACGGGGATATGCAAAACTGCCGGCAACGCGGTTTTATACCGGTATAAAGTCCATTATGGAGAAGAAACCCCCCTGATTGGCGCCAACGGTTCCGGGAGTTTTTTCTTCACACACTGTAATCTGCGTTGCATTTTCTGCCAGAATTTCGAAATGAGCCATCAGGGCAAGGGAAGAGAAATAACCGCCGAAGAAATGGCCGGTATGATGCTGACGCTTCAAAAATCGGGCTGTAGCAATATCAATTTTATCACCCCGACGCATGTGATTCCCCAGATTCTGTCCGCGCTGGGAATTGCGATTCATAAGGGGTTGTCCATTCCGCTGGTCTATAACTCAAGTGGCTATGAAAGCGTAGAGACTCTGAAACTTCTGGATGGTGTCATTGATATTTATATGCCGGATTTCAAGTTCTGGGACCCTGAAATTTCCGAAAAGCTGTGCGGGGTAAGGGATTATGCGGAAAAAACAAGAGCGGCTATCATAGAAATGCACCGCCAGACCGGGGATCTGGTACTGGATGAAACGGGAACCGCCCGCCGCGGGCTTTTGCTTCGTCATCTGATTCTTCCCTCCGGCCTTGCAGGAACCCGGGATATCATGAGATTTACTGCCCAGCAGATTTCTCCGAATACCTATGTAAACATCATGCCTCAATTCAAACCCTATTACCGGTCCAGGGAAGTCAGGGAACTGATGAACCGCATTACCGAATGTGATTATGCAGATGTCCTGAAGACAGCAAGAGAGGAAGGAATCACCCGTATCGATCCATTACCCGGCAAAGTGTTTATGAGCTTTTAAACCGATATGGGGACCTCTGCGATTACTTTTTCAGAACAAAGGAATCATACACTTCTCCGCTTGCATCATAGGACGCATATGCCAGATGATTTTCATCAATACTGATTACCTGAAACAGCTGCCGGTCTGTTCCGCTTTTATCCATGATATCTTTATACCGGTCATTTACTGGATAGGATTTCGGGCCGCAGACCGAGATAATATAGACCGTTCCTTTTTCAGTATCCGAGACCCGGATGCCGTTTTTGAGTTTGCCGGTACGGCTGTAGGTATGATCATGGCCCTGCAGCACCAGATCCACTGAATACTTGTCAAAAACAGGGACAAACAGATTCTTAACAGGGGAATTTTCTTTATTTTTCCGCTTTTTCCCGGTTGAATAGACGGGCTGGTGAATCCCGACAATGGTCCAGCGTTGAGGATTTTCAGATAAAATGCCGTCCAGCCATAACACCTGTTTCTCAAGCTGTTCATTGCCGTTGAGCATCACGAATCTGACCCCCTGATAATCAATGAAATAAACGGTTTCTTCCAGGCCGGCCGGCCCGTTTTCAGGCAGGGTAAAATGGGGGCGCCACAGGTGAAACAGTTTAAAGTCTTTGCCATGGACATATCTTTTGTCAGGATATTCATGATTTCCGGGCAGCAGAATCATCGGGGTCATTCGCGGAATCCAGCCAAAGGCTTCAAACAACTCGGCCCATTCCTCATCATTATCCCCATTGTCCACAAGATCACCGATGAAGTGCCAGAAGGCCGCATCCGGCGCTGTTTTATACGCAGTACGAAATACTCTGGAGCACATGGACCGGACTTGTTCCTGAGGATCTCCGAAATATACAAATTTAAACGGGGATTGGGTTTTATGCGCCGTTTTAAACTGATTCCATTCACTCCAGTGCTTTCCGTCCCCGACCCGGTAGGCATACAGCGTATCAGGCGATAGTGACGTGAAGACAGCCGAATGGTGATAGACCCTTTTATTATTTTTACCCACGACAACCGTTTCCATATCCGCCGGAAAGGTCCGTGCTGTCACGATAAAATCCGACGATTCGGTTACCCGTGCAATCTGGGCCTGCGGATCTGACACCTCATCAGACACCGTGCGCCACGTGACTGCCTGGCTGGACCAAGGTGTTTCTGTCAGATTCAATATGATTCTTTCAGGCAGATAGGGCGGTCGCGGATAAAATGCCCCGGCAGAAACGTCCGGGGACAGGAGGGATGTTGCCTTTTCCTGTCGTATCGTGCCATTGCAGCCGCCGATCAACGCCAGCAGCAGAAAGACTGACCATACTCTAAAATACCTGCCGGATGTGTACTTAAAAATTTTCATTTATCCTTTCCTGTCCGGTTCATTCAATCCACAGATAAAATAAAAAATTTACTTTAGGCCCTTAATAAAACAACATCAATAAATTTTTGTCAATGTTCAAGCTGCAATTTGGACCCTGTGTGGGAACGAGTAAAATATGACAGCATGATATTCTTCAAATATTACCTGCCCTCAGGAATTTTCCGGATACGGACCGAACAGAAAATTGTGATGCATAAGGATTTGTCCATGGGGAATCAAACACTCAGGTTAACGACTGTTCTGCCTGTTATCATCCCTTTTAAAATACGACCGATATACGGTTCCAGTTCCGAAATGGAAATTTCAGTAGCCATATCATCCAGATGACTGATTTTCCATTCGTTCGACAGATTTCCCCAAAGGGTTTGACGCAACGGTTTCCGGCAGTTGACCGAGTCGATTCCCAGCAGGCTGACACCTCTGAGGATAAAGGGAAACACCGTGATATTGAGGGCAGGCGATGCCACATTGCCACAGCAGGTGATTGTTGCTCCATACAGGGTGGATCGAATGGCAGTTGAAAGAATATCTCCGCCAACCGTATCGATGACGCCAGCCCATTGTCCTTTCAGAAGCGGTCTGCCGGATACATCATGGACCTCTTTTCGATGGATGATCCGCGTTGCGCCCAGATCGGTAAGATATTGCGATTGATCGGATTTTCCGGTGACCGCCGCGACTTCAAATCCCGCCTTTGATAATATTCCTACGGCAATGCTGCCGACCCCACCGGTAGCCCCGGTAACCAGTACCGGACCCTGATCCGGAGATACCCCGTTTTCTATCATTTTATGCACTGATAAAGCCGCCGTGAATCCGGCAGTTCCGTAAATCATACTTTCTCTGGCAGTCAGATGATCCGGAAGCCGGATGATCCACTCCGATGGCACCCGTATATACTGTCCGAACCCGCCGGAGGTATTCATGCCCAGATCATAACCGGTGACCAGAACCCTGTCCCCGGGTTTAAAGCTTTTATCGACACTGCTTTCCACGATACCGGCGGCATCTATTCCGGGCGTATGGGGATAAGATCGGGTCACCCCCTTATTTCCCGTCGCTGACAGTGCGTCCTTATAATTCAGAGAAGAATAGCTCACTTTTATCAGCACCTCGCCATCCGGCAGCTCATCGATGTTTTTGTCTTCGACGGAGCGGACAAAAGTCTGATCGGCGGTTTCTCTGACCACCATGGCTTTAAATTTTTTATATTCCATAGCACCACATCCTCCTTGACGGTTATATTCCGGACAGAAAAAAATGTCGGGTCATATCCGGAAACGATTGTTATACATGCGCAAAAAGGGACAGAAAATTTGAACCAACTGAAAACAAAAGTTTCAGCTGATGCGTTGATGGAATGAAATTTCGGTCATCGGCGATGAACTCCCGGCCGGCCGGTTATCTGTAAAAAGACAGCCAGTAGCTTTCGAATTCACTAAAGGCATATCCGGTGGTTGATTCAAGGGCCGAATCAAATGAACTGCCTTGCCCCATCTGGGCCAGGATTTCCTGAAGATTGTATAATTGAACCGTTTCGATCAAAAAACAGGTTGCAGACAGGGCCAGCGAATAGTATTTTTTTGCTGCTTCAGTACTCAGAGCGCTCGTGCCGGGCAGGGATTTCAGATCCGGCACATCGCATTGTCTGATCCATTCTGCTGCCATCTGCATTTTCTGCCGGTTGCCGTTTTCATCGGTCGAGAAATATTGCGCAAGACCCTCATTCAGCCACCAGGGGCATCGGCTGGACATGATATCGTATATGACCGCATGAACATATTCATGGGCCAGTACCGGCTTTAATGACTGCATGTTGCTGTTTGCCACCGGAATCTTGATCTGCCCTTCATATATTCCCGAAACCCAGTCGGGCAGATTGGTCACATCGACAAAATCATTCCGGCTCATCAGTACGACAGCGATCTGACGCTTCGGATACGCATTGAGCTGCTCACCGATACTGAAATACATGTCATCGAGCATCTTCGACACACTGCTTCCGAGGCACGGGTTTATGTCTCCATCAAAGCTGATGAAAAATTGATAATCGGATTGAATTTCATGCCCCCGGATCAAATTCAGCTGTTTTTTCTGATTGTCAACCCGTTTTCTGAATGCAGCATCCGTATCGTTTAATTCCAGAGCACGATTCCAGTGTTGAAGCGCGATATCAACATTGTTTTTGTTATATGCGATTTCGCCAAGTTGCCGGTAAGCCCAGTACAGTGTAGGATCAAGCCGTACGGCCTCTTCCAGAGCGCCCTCGGCTTTTTCGTATTCGGATTGTTTCAGATGGCTCAGGCCGAGAGATAAAAAAATGGCGGGTATATCCCTGGTGTACGTTAATGCATTATTGAATAAATCGATCGCTTCCCCGAATTGATTGCCGTTGTGGGCTTGTTTGCCCAGTTGATAATAACAGAACGAAATATAATATCGGATATCCGCTTCTGAACCGGGTGCCCGGGATGCTGATATCAGCTTTTCAAGTGCTGCCTGCCATTGGGCTTTGTCCAGCAGTTCAGCGGTCCCGGTATCCAGACGAACCGATGGCAGCCGGCAGTCCGGCTGTGTCATTGTTTCAGAGCGGACATCGACGGGTCCGGCAGCAAAAAAAGAAAATACAATGAATGAAAAAAATAATCGGATAAGTTTCATGGTGGTATGGAGTACAATGACGCATGCTTATAAAAAGGGTTATTTCTGGGCTTGATCATAACTGCGGCCATATTCTTTTACGTGCAGTTTCGAAGTCCCGGCCGTTTCCCCCGTATCGTGCCGGAGAAGCCGGGAACCGCCGGGACGGTCCTCACGACGTTATGGCCGCAGCTTTAAGCCCTTGTTTCTGATATTTTTAACATGCCCGGAAGCATGTGTCCAGTTAGTTTCCATTCTTTTGAAAACCAAATGTATGGACAGAGGCCTGTTATTGGTTATTCGGAAAACGTTTGTTTTATAAATTGCTTTGCGCTGACCGCTTTACCGGAAAAAAGTTTTATGGTATGAAATTTATTGTCGGTTTGAAACGATAAAATAAGGATAAATTCAATGCGTATTGGCTCGGGGTATGATATTCATCGACTGGTTGCAGGTCGAAAGCTTGTTTTGGGTGGAATCAGCATTCCTTTTGAAAAAGGGCTTCTCGGCCATTCGGATGCGGATGTTCTGGTTCATGCGATTTGTGATGCCCTTCTCGGGGCAGCCGGCCTGGGAGATATCGGATTGCATTTTCCGGATTCAGATCCTGAATTTAAGGACATCTACAGCATCGAGCTGCTTGAACGAACCTGCCATTTGATCAGTAAAGAAGGGTTTTCCATCATAAACATTGATTCAACCGTGTTTGCCGAAGCCCCTAAACTGTCACCGTATCGAACGGCCATGCAGGCGGTAATTGCCCGTACCCTTCATGTCGATCTGAACGGCGTCAATATCAAATCGACCACCACCGAAGGGCTGGGGATGATCGGCAAGGGTGATGGAATCGGGGCCATGTGCGTGGCCTTGATTGAGAAGATAGAAGATAAGAAAATAAGAAGATAACTTGTCATGGATAGTGGAACGATATAACAGCATATAACCGATAATCACGTTTATTACGAAATGGAAGCAGTGTTATGACAATTCGTATTTATAATACACTGAGCAGGAAAAAAGAAGAATTTGTTCCGATTAAAACCGGCAAAGTGGCCATGTATGTATGCGGGCCGACCGTTTACGATTCGTGTCACATCGGGCATGCCCGATCGGTAATCGTATTTGATTTGATCGCCCGATATTTCAAGGCAACCGGTTATGAACTCACCTATGTCAGAAATTTTACCGATGTTGATGATAAAATCATTAACAGAGCCAATGAACTGGGTGTGTCTTCAAAAGATCTGGCCGAAAAATACATCCTGGAATTTTACAGGGATATGGATGCGCTCCATGTTCAGCGGGCAACCTTTGAGCCCAGAGCCACCGAACATATCGATCAGATTATTCAGTTTATTGAAACCCTGATCTCAAAAAAATTTGCTTACACGATCGATGGCGATGTCTATTTTTCAGTCGAGGCGTTCAAAGACTATGGCAAACTGTCCGGCCGGAAACTTGAAGATATGGAAGCCGGCGCCCGGGTTAACATTGACGAACGAAAACACAATCCCTTTGATTTCGCCTTATGGAAATCCGCCAAGCCGGGCGAACCGTCGTGGGAAAGTCCATGGGGCAAAGGAAGACCCGGGTGGCATATTGAATGCTCGGCCATGAGCACGCAATACCTCGGGCAGACATTTGATATTCACGGGGGAGGAAAGGATCTGATTTTTCCTCATCATGAAAATGAAATCGCCCAGTCGGAAGCAGCCTCCGGCCTGACGTTTGCCAGATACTGGGTTCATAATGGGTTTATCAATATTAACCATGAAAAAATGTCAAAGTCACTGGGCAATTTTCTGCTGATCAAAGATATCCTCACGCAATACCATCCCGAGTCCGTTCGTCTGTTTATCCTTTCGAGCCATTACAGGAGCCCGATCGATTTTACGGATAATGCCATGGTTGAAGCGGTTTCCAATCTGGACAAGCTCTATGGCCTTCTGGAACGTATCGAAAAAGCACTCGGCCCCCTTTCTGAAATCGATGTTACAAAGCAGATCTCGGGTGAGTACTGGCAGCGGTTTTGCGAGGCCATGGATGATGATTTCAACTCAGCCCGCGGCATCGGGATACTGTTCGATTCTGTCCGTGCCATAAACCGGCTGCTGGATGACTATCCGGACGGTCTGCCATCCGATGCTCTTGATACCCTTCGTCGCGATTACGCGGATATAATGAACATCGGTTCCATTCTCGGCATTCTGTTCGATTCACCGGAAGACTACTTCGATCAAAAAAAATCACAGGGGCTTGCCCGGACATCCATCGATCCGGCGGCAATCGACCAGCTGATACAGGACAGGGCTGACGCCAGAAAAGCAAAAGACTGGGCCAGAGCCGATCAGATCAAAAAACAACTTTCGGATATGAACATTATCCTGGAAGACCGTCCGGAAGGAACCACCTGGAAAATTCAAGGCTGAAAACGCCACATTCCAGTCAAACGACCGGTAACCCCCCTCTTGCCCGCTCACAGGCAAGAGGGGGGGACTACCCATAATCGGGGCCGCCACACCCGGCTGTAAAAGTGGACGGTTCCGCACCAAATCAGCGGCCTGAGGAGCGCTGTCACTGGAGGGCGACTTCGTTTGAGGCAAAATTGTTCAACCATTTCATGAGATAACGTGGCATAACATGTCATTATTCAAGCTCATATCCGGTTTTACGCCCAAAGGCGATCAGCCCGGCGCCATCGCAGTTCTGAGTCAATCGATTGCCAGTGGCCGGAAGCATCAGGTGCTGCTGGGCGTGACAGGCTCCGGTAAAACATTCACCGTGGCCAATGTCATTGCCAGGGTTGAAAAGCCCACGCTGGTGATCGCGCCCAATAAAACCCTTGCCGCCCAGCTGTACGCTGAATTCAAGACGCTGTTTCCGGAAAACGCGGTGGAATATTTTGTCAGTTATTATGATTATTATCAGCCGGAAGCGTATATTCCCTCCAGTGGCACCTATATCCAGAAGGATTCCTCGATCAATGAATTGATTGACAAACTGCGCCATTCCGCCACCCGTTCCGTTCTGTCCAGACGGGATGTGATCGTTGTGGCCAGTGTATCATGCATCTATGGTATCGGCGCACCGGAAGACTATCTGGCCATGAGAATCCATATCGAAAACAACATGGAAATGCGTCGGGAAACCCTGTTGCAGAAGCTGGTTGCCATTCACTATGAACGAAATGACATGGATTTTCACCGGGGCGTTTTCAGGGTCCGTGGCGATCGGGTGGAAATTTTCCCCGCCTATGAGGAAGACCGCGCGGTTCGGATTGAGTTTTTTGGCGATGAAATTGATTCTATTTGCGAATTTGATCCTCTCCGGGGGGATCGTCTTAAATCGCTGAGTCAGGTTACCATTTATCCTGCCAGCCATTATGTGACGCAGAAAACGACGTTAAAGCGGGCAATCGATTCGATTAATCTGGAATTGAAGGAACGTATCGCCTGTCTCAGGTCCGCGGATAAACTGATCGAGACCCAGCGGATTGAAGAACGAACGAATTTTGATTTGGAAATGATGCAGGAACTGGGCTATTGCAACGGCATCGAAAATTACTCCCGTCATTTAACCGGAAGAGCCCCCGGCGAGCCCCCGCCGACATTGATGGGGTATTTTCCGGACGATTATCTGACCATTATCGATGAAAGTCACATTACCATCCCTCAGATCGGCGCCATGTACAAGGGGGACAGATCCCGGAAACAGACACTGGTTGAATTCGGTTTCAGGCTGCCGTCTGCGCTGGATAACCGGCCGCTGACATTTGAAGAATTTGAAGGCAGGGTATCACAGATCATATACGCATCGGCAACACCGGCTGAATATGAGATGCAGAAGGCCCAGGGGCCTCCTGTTGAACTGATAATCCGGCCCACTGGTCTTGTCGATCCGGTGGTGGAGATCCGTAAGGCTGAACATCAGGTCGATAATCTCTACGAAGAAATACTGAACCGAAAGCAGAAAAACGAACGGGTACTGGTGACGACCCTGACCAAGCGGCTCGCAGAGGACCTGACCGATTATTATACGGATCTGGGCCTCCGGGTCCGTTATCTGCACTCGGACATCAAAACCATGGAACGGATGCAGATTATTCAGGAGCTGCGGATGGGAATATTTGATGTTCTCATCGGGATCAATCTGTTGCGCGAAGGTCTGGACATTCCGGAAGTTTCGCTGGTAGCCGTTCTGGATGCAGACAAAGAAGGGTTTCTGCGATCCGCACGATCGCTCATCCAGATATTCGGACGGGCAGCCAGAAACACGCAGGGACAGATTATCCTCTATGCGGATGTCATGACCCGATCCATGAAACAGGCCATCGATGAAACCGGCCGGCGACGGGAAATACAGATAGCGTATAATAAAAAATATCATATCATACCGGAAACGATCAAAAAGGAAATTACCGGGGTATTTGAAAGCCTGTATAAAACAGAGGCCGTCGAAAGCGACAACGTATCCGAACCGGTTGCAACTTATAAGACACTGGATGATCTGGACAGGGCGGTCCACGATTTGGAAAAAGAGATGACAAAAGCTGCAAAGGACCTGGATTTTGAACGGGCCGCTCAACTCCGGGACCGGATTCAAGCGTTGAAGATCAAAGGGGTGTTGGAGTTGTAAGTCATGCGTGACAAAGAACCGGTAATGGATTCCATTAAAGAAAAATTATCCAGAACGCCGTCGTCGCCAGGGGTTTACCAGATGAAAAATGCCGCCGGGGACGTGATCTATGTCGGTAAAGCCATAAATCTCAAAAAACGTCTTGCCTCTTACTTTACCAAACTGGTTCAGCCGGATTTGAAAACCAGTGTCCTGGTCAGACAGATTTCCACATTTGATATTATCATCACCAAAACCGAAAAAGAGGCGTTGATTTTAGAATCCAACCTGATCAAACGCTACCGGCCACGATATAATGTAATTTTAAAGGATGACAAACGGTACCCGTCACTCAAGATGGATATCAGAAACCCGTACCCGACCCTGTCAATTGTCCGGAAAATACAAAAAGACCATGCACTGTATTTCGGGCCGTTTTCATCTGCACAGGCGGTCCGTCAGTCCCTTAAATTCATCAATAAAACATTTAAGCTCCGGAAATGCTCCGATACCTCTTTCAGAAGACGATCGCGGCCCTGCCTGTTTTATCAGATGAATGCATGCCTGGCGCCATGTTGCCGTCAGGTCGACAAGCCAGAATATAACCGGATCGTAAAAGAGGTGGTGCTGTTTTTAAAAGGGCGGACCCCGGATCTGATTCGAAAATTACGAAACGATATGCACCAGGCATCAGACGGACTTTTTTTTGAAAAAGCAGCAATGATCCGGGATAAAATCATGGCACTCGAGGCTACCCTGGAAAAGCAGGTTTCAGTTACCACGGATTTTGCTGACAAGGACGTCATCGGTCTGGCTAAAGCAGACGACGTGGTGCTGCTGACCATCTTGTTTGTCCGGAGCGGATTTCTGATGGGCTCACGGCACTTTAATTTTGCGCAGACCCTTTCCACCGATGCTGAAATTATGGACACGTTCATACGGCAGTACTATGAGAAAGCCGGATTTATCCCGCGGGAAATATTGATCCAGGTGGAACCTGATCATATGACGGCAGTGGCGGACTGGCTGTCGGAGATAAAAGGACGCAAGACGCATCTGGCATGTCCCAGAAAAGGGGAAAAACTCCATCTGGTCAACATGGCTGCGGAAAATGCGGAAAACGCATTATCGGATTTGCTGGCCGGGAATGTCCAGGATATTGACCTGCTGCATCGTCTTCAGAAAAAACTGGGCCTTGACA encodes the following:
- the uvrC gene encoding excinuclease ABC subunit UvrC codes for the protein MRDKEPVMDSIKEKLSRTPSSPGVYQMKNAAGDVIYVGKAINLKKRLASYFTKLVQPDLKTSVLVRQISTFDIIITKTEKEALILESNLIKRYRPRYNVILKDDKRYPSLKMDIRNPYPTLSIVRKIQKDHALYFGPFSSAQAVRQSLKFINKTFKLRKCSDTSFRRRSRPCLFYQMNACLAPCCRQVDKPEYNRIVKEVVLFLKGRTPDLIRKLRNDMHQASDGLFFEKAAMIRDKIMALEATLEKQVSVTTDFADKDVIGLAKADDVVLLTILFVRSGFLMGSRHFNFAQTLSTDAEIMDTFIRQYYEKAGFIPREILIQVEPDHMTAVADWLSEIKGRKTHLACPRKGEKLHLVNMAAENAENALSDLLAGNVQDIDLLHRLQKKLGLDRVPEKIECIDNSNLYGKEPVAGIVAFLKGKPDRSSYRKYKIETITRPDDYGTMAEVLTRRYVKNGGADPYPDLLMLDGGKGQLNIAVSVFRELADKQPIDIISIAKKDEEKGELQDKIYKPGRANAINFGKDVDLLFFLQTIRDEAHRFAITFHRKRRTDTALRSALDSIPGIGEKRKKVLLKHYGGIENIRAAALEELSALPGMNRNVAESVLNALKD